A section of the Candidatus Cloacimonadota bacterium genome encodes:
- a CDS encoding saccharopine dehydrogenase NADP-binding domain-containing protein, with translation MPKKIVIFGAGLVTKPMVDYLANHQYETTVADIVLEKAQVLADPHSNVQAVQLDSQDEKHVERLIQNCDLAVSLLPAAMHPKIAKKCIKLKKHMVTASYISEAMRKLDEAAKSSGITILNEIGVDPGIDHMSAMKIFHEVQEKGGNIVSFMSYCGGLPAPEADTNPLGYKFSWAPKGVLTAAGNGATYLKDDNVIKIPGEELFSHYWLVEVPGAGVFEAYPNRDSLSYIKTYNLKNVKTMYRGTFRKISHCDLWYIFGKMGFFKQEPVYKNLSGTVREFILTKMMKLSKDACLKTAIAEKYNISKSSIILKKMAWLGFFDDTPIPLKKGAGIDVLTALMLDKMQYEKGERDLLVLHHEFIADFAGKEQRITSTMIDHGIPNGDTSMARTVSLPAAIGVHLILAGKIKRTGVIMPKYKEIYQPVLQELDKLGIKIEEKYY, from the coding sequence ATGCCTAAAAAAATTGTCATTTTTGGCGCAGGCTTAGTTACCAAACCAATGGTTGATTACCTCGCAAACCACCAATACGAAACAACTGTTGCAGATATTGTTTTGGAAAAAGCTCAAGTACTGGCCGATCCACACTCAAATGTTCAAGCAGTTCAGCTTGATTCCCAAGATGAAAAACATGTAGAAAGATTGATCCAAAACTGTGATCTGGCAGTAAGTTTATTGCCAGCAGCAATGCATCCGAAAATTGCCAAAAAATGCATAAAACTAAAAAAACATATGGTAACAGCTTCTTATATTAGCGAAGCTATGAGAAAATTGGATGAAGCTGCCAAATCATCAGGAATTACCATTTTAAATGAAATTGGCGTCGATCCCGGAATTGATCATATGAGCGCTATGAAGATCTTTCATGAAGTGCAGGAAAAGGGTGGAAATATCGTCAGTTTTATGAGTTATTGTGGCGGTCTGCCAGCTCCGGAAGCAGATACAAATCCGCTGGGCTACAAATTTTCCTGGGCTCCCAAAGGTGTGCTTACAGCTGCCGGAAATGGAGCAACATACTTAAAAGATGATAACGTTATAAAAATTCCAGGTGAAGAGCTTTTCAGTCATTACTGGCTGGTAGAAGTTCCTGGAGCAGGCGTGTTCGAAGCTTATCCAAATCGTGATTCTCTCAGCTACATAAAAACATATAATCTGAAAAATGTAAAAACCATGTATCGGGGAACTTTTAGAAAGATCAGCCATTGTGATCTCTGGTATATTTTTGGAAAAATGGGATTCTTCAAGCAGGAACCAGTTTACAAGAATCTGAGTGGAACGGTTCGAGAATTCATTCTTACCAAAATGATGAAGCTTTCCAAAGATGCTTGTCTGAAAACAGCAATTGCAGAGAAATACAATATTTCAAAATCAAGTATTATTCTGAAGAAAATGGCCTGGCTGGGATTTTTTGATGACACTCCAATTCCACTAAAAAAAGGTGCTGGAATTGATGTTCTTACTGCTTTGATGTTGGATAAGATGCAGTACGAAAAAGGAGAACGTGATCTCCTGGTTCTACATCACGAATTTATTGCAGATTTTGCCGGAAAAGAACAGCGCATCACTTCCACAATGATAGATCATGGAATTCCAAACGGAGATACTTCCATGGCTCGTACTGTTTCGCTTCCTGCCGCAATTGGCGTTCATTTGATCTTAGCGGGAAAAATCAAAAGAACCGGTGTAATTATGCCGAAATACAAAGAAATTTATCAGCCTGTTTTGCAGGAATTGGATAAACTTGGCATTAAGATCGAAGAAAAATACTATTAA
- a CDS encoding HpcH/HpaI aldolase/citrate lyase family protein: MAKIGTAGNYGKKVRSDCKATIELTDSGSLQIEFISKLEAYFGDHIKSLIEAELKFFGIKNAKLTLEDRGSLDYVIAARVEAAIKKAIETEKEFLLDILPQNFNQTEKDKLRRSRLYLPGNTPKLALNAGLHKPDEIILDLEDSVAPDKKFEAAIMVRNALRSVNFYGAERAVRINQLPAGLQDLDHVVPQHVNLILVPKTESADQIEAVNEKIAEIKKARKLDYNIWLMPIIESALGVINSYEIAKGENVVALAIGLEDYTADIGTQRTNEGKESFFARSQVVNSAKAAKIQAIDSVFSDVNDMEALKQNVLNSKALGFDGMGCIHPRQIVVIHENFAPTEKEIEKAQNIVAAYNEAKEKGLGVVSLGSKMIDAPVVKRAFRTLKLADIGGNIEPHGKKTGGNK, translated from the coding sequence ATGGCAAAAATCGGAACTGCCGGAAATTATGGAAAAAAAGTTCGTTCTGATTGCAAAGCTACGATCGAATTAACCGATAGTGGTAGCTTGCAGATCGAATTTATCAGTAAGTTGGAAGCTTATTTTGGAGATCATATCAAATCTCTGATAGAAGCTGAACTGAAATTTTTTGGTATCAAAAACGCTAAATTGACTTTAGAAGATCGAGGATCATTGGATTATGTGATCGCTGCACGTGTGGAAGCTGCCATCAAAAAAGCTATCGAGACAGAGAAAGAATTTTTATTGGATATTCTGCCTCAAAATTTCAATCAAACCGAAAAAGATAAGCTGAGAAGATCGCGTTTGTATTTGCCGGGAAATACTCCAAAATTAGCTTTGAATGCAGGACTTCATAAACCGGACGAGATTATTCTGGATCTGGAAGATTCTGTGGCTCCCGATAAGAAATTTGAAGCAGCAATCATGGTAAGAAATGCACTACGTTCTGTAAATTTTTACGGTGCTGAAAGAGCTGTACGTATCAACCAGCTTCCTGCTGGACTGCAAGATCTGGATCATGTTGTTCCGCAGCATGTAAATTTAATTCTGGTTCCGAAAACAGAAAGCGCAGATCAAATAGAAGCAGTGAATGAAAAAATAGCTGAAATCAAAAAAGCCAGGAAACTGGATTATAATATCTGGTTGATGCCGATCATAGAAAGTGCACTTGGCGTCATTAATTCTTATGAAATTGCCAAAGGTGAAAATGTAGTAGCTCTGGCAATTGGTTTGGAAGATTACACTGCTGATATCGGAACACAACGAACTAACGAAGGAAAAGAATCTTTCTTTGCCAGATCACAAGTGGTTAACTCTGCCAAAGCTGCCAAAATTCAGGCAATCGATTCTGTATTTTCCGATGTTAATGACATGGAAGCTCTCAAGCAAAACGTATTGAATTCCAAAGCTCTGGGATTTGACGGAATGGGTTGTATTCATCCGCGCCAGATCGTTGTGATTCATGAAAACTTTGCACCAACAGAAAAGGAAATCGAAAAAGCGCAGAACATCGTAGCTGCTTACAATGAAGCAAAAGAAAAAGGTTTAGGTGTGGTTTCTCTTGGTTCCAAAATGATCGATGCACCAGTTGTGAAGCGTGCATTCCGAACCCTTAAACTTGCTGATATCGGAGGTAATATAGAACCTCATGGTAAAAAAACCGGAGGAAACAAATAA
- a CDS encoding SdpI family protein: MSAKYFRIAVIILLIQIFLSFYIGLSLPDDAKVPTHWNFKGEIDGWSGKWTAILLFPGINLIIILLAVFFPTLSPRYRNDPERFKKILPSFINILVFFFAVIHIYSLLMAKGILSTKVNFVLLVIGLMFVFLGNLMPKIPSNFYLGVRLPWTLSSEIVWRKTHRLAGWSFSLGGLILFIAGLWKNITGIGQIILIISIILIIFVPILGAFIIYKKEQDK, from the coding sequence TACTTCTGATCCAAATTTTTCTATCGTTTTATATCGGACTTTCACTCCCAGATGATGCGAAAGTTCCTACCCACTGGAACTTCAAAGGAGAAATCGATGGTTGGAGTGGAAAATGGACTGCAATTCTGCTTTTTCCAGGAATTAACCTGATAATAATTTTATTGGCTGTCTTCTTTCCCACGTTATCTCCCCGCTATCGAAATGATCCTGAAAGATTCAAAAAAATTCTGCCTTCCTTTATTAATATACTTGTATTCTTCTTTGCTGTTATTCATATCTATTCATTGCTGATGGCTAAAGGTATATTATCTACAAAAGTGAATTTCGTACTTCTGGTGATCGGCTTAATGTTTGTGTTTTTAGGAAATTTAATGCCAAAAATTCCATCCAATTTCTATTTGGGAGTGCGTCTTCCCTGGACTTTGAGTTCAGAAATTGTCTGGAGGAAAACACATCGTTTGGCAGGTTGGAGTTTTTCACTTGGCGGCTTGATATTATTTATTGCTGGATTGTGGAAAAATATAACTGGTATTGGACAAATTATTTTAATAATTTCGATAATCCTGATAATTTTCGTACCAATTTTGGGGGCATTTATCATATATAAAAAGGAGCAGGACAAGTAA
- a CDS encoding citrate lyase subunit alpha (citrate-ACP transferase, the alpha subunit catalyzes the formation of (3S)-citryl-CoA from acetyl-CoA and citrate): protein MKKADKFVKNAAGRVVPTIVNGREVIAFQGVGKYKPTHTGASPRVPTSADYPKDGNKIVENLKEALSKAGIKDGMTISTHHHYRNGDFVSNLIFDIAAELGVKNLRWLPSAAFPCNEPLIKHLESGVIHHIEGSLNGPLGNYCSHGKMKGMGYLRSHGGRYRAISDGEVHVDIAVMCASAADMTGNANGILGKHPFGPMGFTKADVKNADKTIVVTDTLIPYPCYPWEIMGSDVDYVVMVDKIGDPDKIVSGTTRITKSPDRLLIAEYCAKFVDAAGIVKDGFCFQAGAGGTSLAFVKFVKEIMLKKGIKARAILGGNTKYQVELLKEGLTDYLLEGQAFDLETIKSIRDNANHIALGVFESYDYHSKGNIASMMDAIVLGSTEVDVNFNANCVSHSDGRMLHGIGGFQNCMMAKCTILTVPSFRDRIPVIKDKVTTLVAPGEMVDVIITERGICINPLRKDLIEATKDSGLPIRDIHDLKAEIDAICGTPAKPKLTNEAVAVVEWVDGTILDTIWKVEQ, encoded by the coding sequence ATGAAAAAAGCAGATAAATTTGTAAAAAATGCCGCTGGAAGAGTGGTTCCAACTATTGTAAATGGAAGAGAAGTTATTGCCTTCCAAGGTGTAGGAAAATATAAACCTACTCATACCGGTGCTTCACCACGCGTTCCCACAAGTGCCGACTATCCAAAAGATGGAAATAAAATCGTGGAAAATCTGAAAGAAGCTCTCAGCAAAGCCGGTATAAAGGACGGCATGACTATTTCTACTCACCATCATTATCGCAATGGTGATTTTGTTTCCAACCTTATTTTTGATATTGCAGCAGAACTGGGAGTGAAAAATTTACGTTGGCTGCCCAGTGCTGCTTTTCCCTGTAATGAACCTCTTATCAAGCATCTTGAATCCGGTGTTATTCATCACATTGAAGGAAGTTTAAATGGACCGCTGGGAAATTATTGCAGCCACGGAAAAATGAAGGGAATGGGATATTTACGCAGTCATGGTGGCAGATACCGAGCTATATCTGATGGTGAAGTCCATGTCGACATCGCAGTAATGTGTGCTTCTGCAGCCGATATGACAGGAAATGCAAATGGCATATTGGGAAAGCATCCGTTTGGCCCGATGGGATTTACCAAAGCTGATGTTAAAAATGCCGATAAAACTATCGTCGTAACTGACACTCTAATCCCCTATCCCTGCTATCCCTGGGAAATTATGGGAAGTGATGTAGACTACGTTGTAATGGTCGATAAAATTGGCGATCCCGATAAAATTGTTTCTGGTACAACCCGCATAACCAAAAGTCCAGATCGGCTTCTTATTGCAGAATATTGTGCCAAATTTGTCGATGCTGCCGGCATTGTAAAAGATGGATTTTGCTTTCAAGCCGGAGCTGGTGGAACATCTCTGGCTTTCGTTAAATTCGTAAAAGAGATCATGCTGAAAAAAGGCATTAAAGCCAGAGCTATTTTGGGAGGAAACACAAAATATCAGGTAGAACTGCTGAAAGAAGGATTAACAGATTATTTGCTGGAAGGACAGGCTTTTGATCTGGAAACAATAAAATCCATACGCGATAATGCTAATCATATAGCTTTAGGCGTATTTGAATCTTACGATTATCATTCCAAAGGAAACATTGCATCGATGATGGATGCAATTGTCTTGGGAAGTACGGAGGTTGATGTTAATTTCAATGCAAATTGCGTTTCTCACAGCGATGGAAGAATGCTGCATGGAATTGGTGGTTTTCAGAACTGTATGATGGCTAAATGTACTATCCTAACAGTTCCTTCTTTCCGTGATCGTATTCCTGTTATCAAAGATAAAGTTACGACTCTTGTTGCTCCGGGAGAAATGGTTGATGTTATTATTACCGAACGTGGCATTTGTATCAATCCACTCAGAAAAGATCTGATTGAAGCAACCAAAGACTCCGGTTTACCAATTCGTGATATTCATGATTTGAAAGCAGAAATTGACGCAATCTGTGGCACACCTGCCAAGCCAAAACTTACTAATGAAGCTGTAGCCGTAGTGGAATGGGTTGATGGAACAATTCTGGATACCATCTGGAAAGTTGAGCAATAG